The stretch of DNA CATCATGGCCAACCAGCTTGCCGAGCTGGGCGTAGCGGCTGTAGGCCGCGCGCCCGTTCGCAAAGCTGTGTTTGACCACGACATATCGCCCGCATTGACCGGCGGTCGGCGTATCCACCGTTGCCGTTTCGTTGTCTTCCAGCTTGACGACGATGCCGTCTTCCATGACCGGCACAGGCGTTCCTGCCGGGGCGCTGTAGTCCGATCCGGAATGGAATTGCTGGCCGCAGCCGCAGTCTGCGGCCTCCTTTTCGCTGCCTTGCTGGCTTGGCGGACCGCTGAATTCATTGACGACGATGCCCGGGCCCTTTTGGTCGAAATAAATCAGGGCCGCATAAAGCGTCAGTTTCCCGCCCAGCGGCACCTCTTTCTCCAGATGCTCGGTAAGCACGTCTTGAACGTACATCGTGAAGAGCTTCCCCTTCGCGGACTTGACCTGGATGCAGCGCGAGATCGGAGCCCGCTCGAGGAAATCTTTGGGGATTCCCGACGTCACCATTGCCCATTTCAGGAAATTGATTGCGCAAGGCGTGGCCTGTGCCGCCAGCGTGACCTCGAACCGATAGCTTTGTACCGGAAACACATCGACGCCCATCCCGGACGGAGGTTTCCTCGCGGAAATGACATCGATATCCGCCGGCTTGTATCGGTCGTAATCGAATGCCGCGGCGTCAGCCGCCAGCAGCATCGATAGAATGCCTGCCAGGCTCCAGAGCCGGTGAGATGCCCAGGCCGGCCGAATCCAGGCGGCGGATTGGCACACCATTCTTGAAAACTGGAACACGGCACCCCCTGCCAACCATCTCCCACGCCGCCGGACAACTTCCGAAGTGACAGAGCGCAGCGAAACTACCTCAAATAGAGACGAGACCGTTAGCAAATGATCATGGTTTGTTCTAGTAAAATCTCGCTCTGGCCGTCCGCGGGGACGGGAGCGCCGGCACGGTGCATTTTCCGGCGATTTTCCCGCGCGATCGCCCTAGCATTACGGGGTCCCTTCCTCTATAAGCGCGGCCTTATCGGCATCGCAGCTCGCGCCTGACGCAGCGTCCCCATTTCGGACGATGCCTCCGACAACACCCCTAGAGGACCGTTATGGCCGTTCCCAGAAGAAAAACATCGCCCTCGCGGCGTGGCATGCGCCGCTCGGCGGACGCCCTGAAGAAGCCGACCTATGCCGAGGACAAGGATTCGGGCGAGCTGCGCCGTCCGCACCACCTCGACCTGAAGACCGGCATGTACAAGGGCCGGCAGGTGCTGAAGAAGAAGGAATCCTGACCGGATTAGGGGAAAAGGCGCCGCGGCCAGCGGCGTCTGCCCGAATTTGGCCAACGAGTGGGCCAACGGTTCCATAAGGCGAAGTGATATGCTTCGCCCGGGACATTCCGGTTTTCCTAGCAAGGCGCGATACCCATGGTCGGTTTTCCGCTGCTTCTGATTCCGCTCGCGATCTACAACATCATCGTCTTCCTGATGCCCGACGTGTCGTTCACCGATCCGTTGGTGAAGCTGACGTTGATGTCGGGGGCGGAGTGGACGGTGACGCTGAGCGACGTGCTGCTTACGCTCGCCATCCTGCTGCTGCTGGCCGAAGTCATCAAAGGCGCACGCCCCGGCG from Bradyrhizobium sp. AZCC 1693 encodes:
- a CDS encoding M23 family metallopeptidase is translated as MGVDVFPVQSYRFEVTLAAQATPCAINFLKWAMVTSGIPKDFLERAPISRCIQVKSAKGKLFTMYVQDVLTEHLEKEVPLGGKLTLYAALIYFDQKGPGIVVNEFSGPPSQQGSEKEAADCGCGQQFHSGSDYSAPAGTPVPVMEDGIVVKLEDNETATVDTPTAGQCGRYVVVKHSFANGRAAYSRYAQLGKLVGHDGRPIAVGQQLKAKDTIGEVGSKGRFHFEIRPVDSATMDQSPGWTKLYGADPAMDWSRYQTVDPAKFDAAVFGGKGAAAPEKK
- the rpmF gene encoding 50S ribosomal protein L32 — protein: MAVPRRKTSPSRRGMRRSADALKKPTYAEDKDSGELRRPHHLDLKTGMYKGRQVLKKKES